Sequence from the Miscanthus floridulus cultivar M001 chromosome 16, ASM1932011v1, whole genome shotgun sequence genome:
cgacgggacGGCCGGGCCCCAGGTGGGAACCCCCCTCTCCGTCCTAGCTTCTctctctagggttagggttagggttagtgttagggttagggttggggttagggttagggttagcttCTCTCTCCAATTTGAATCACTTCTTTCTTGATTTCTTTCCTGTTTTCTACCCTAAACTGGATCTACTCACTAGAatctggctttgataccaatgaTAGATTTTTAGGATCATCTAGGCGTAGATCTAGTGGGTAAAACATACCTTAGATAAGGACTTGGTGATGTACCTCGCCGCATGCAgtggcggccatggcgccgccgtgacgTGGACACTGATGTCGGAGTAGAAGTAGCATCGTAGTGGGGCGCGGTCCAGTAGCGACACCgacggagcttcccgtcgctcacaaCACTCCCCTCttgatcggactagggttagactCGGTGGAAAACTGGCGTCGGTAGTGAACCTCGTGCtttgtgccccggcccccaccttcctctttataACGCTGCGCGACAGGGGCCCATCAGCTAGGAGAACGGCTGGGCGCCttcgatcagggcgcggatcaagggctcaattggccgttgggccaactggtggagatcaatctaacaagaaGGAGGCTCCAGCGCGGCCGTCGACGAGCCCGCCGGTGTCATCACCTTCCGCTTCCTCTAGCTAGCTGGACATATATGGACGATCCATTTGATTTAGATTTAGGCCCAAAATTTGCAAGGGAAGAGACAAATCAATCCTTACTTGTTTAAATTAGGCGTCTTTTTCTCTGTTATagtttgttttgttttctttctttctttcttttttgaaaagaagaaaggacAACCTCATTAACTGATTGAGGGtcaatcaaagtttataatgtttTTGACTTGTTCCGAAATGATGCCCCTCTGCATTTTCAATTTAACGTAACGTGCTCTCCATCTTCGTTTAAAAACGCAGGGAAATATATAGCCTAGCAGTACTCCCTGCAAAATGAATGGATCGATGTCGACCACGTCGACtgtttctcatcatcatcacacactctgttcgcttgttgatttcagccagcccaaacccgccagccaacagtgtttttctctcataacaaaccagcaccagccaacccaaaccagcccagaaatcaaccaacgaacaggccgaCAGTCTAATCTCAATAAGCTTCTCATGATCATCATAGTCTAATTAAGCCTCTCATTTCTAGGAGTATTCATATTGATCAATATACGACTATACTGCTTACTCGATACGACTATAGTACTTATTCGGAAATGGGTGCTATTGTCAACTTGCTAGTAACAGTAGGACATGGAACTACTACCGACCGACTATATATGTAGCACTATTTTCCTTTCTACTGCTGAACTAGAGGTCTAGAGCATACCCCATCTAAAAAATGCAATTTGTTGTTTACCAAGCCTCGTTCAAAACGTCAGTAAAGAGGACGGACATGCAAGATTTACCCCAAAACAAACACCCAGCCTTCCAAGTTTGAATGCCATCGAATCCATGATCCATCCAACCCGTCTGATGAACTGTTGCCTAGCACTACTTATCACAGTAATAATGTCCAAAACTTGTCTAGAAACTTACTTTCAGTGTGCCAAAATACCATGAGCTAAGCTAACGTTCTATGCGAACAACACAAGATTTGTCACGATATGAGCAGTTGACTTGATTCGCATTCAAACACCTAGTACAAGGATGCTGCCCCTACCAAGTATCAACTCTCGTCCATGGCATCATTCCCACTGCCTCGCTGGGCCTCTGCATCCTTGTCTCCAGCTTCAGAGGCACCTCTTCCAACCGAGTCTTCCAATGCCTCCAGGAATGAGGCCACCGTGAACTTATCTGCCATAATCACAACGCGCAGAAAAGTTCAGATCCCAAAAACTGATGCATACTATACTTACCCCGACTGCAAAATTTGCGAAGGGAAAAAATCTTTCCAGAGTTGAGCAACAAGCATCATGGATGGTTGGAATTTACAGTAGTTTTTTTATCATTATTATACTGCCTAAAGCTTATGTATAATAACAAGGCTTGCTCGCTGAACagattacttttttttttttactttataCAGACATTAATTATCCCAAGCACACTACATATAACGAATCTACTATCAAATGTAGAGTTGTAGTCTGTGAAAAGGATTTACATTTGCTGGGGTCAACTCCAAATTGAGCAAGATCTATCTGCCCAGTCCGTAGAACCTGTCACACAAccaaacatcaaaatcagcataccACTACCACCAGGAACTTTTGGCAAGGATGAGTAACTCACGTGGGTGAATGCATCTAATTGTTGGCGCAAAGGAGGGCTTTGGAGAAGCTCAATGATATCACCAGGAGTCCATGAGCCCTGGAATTGGGCAATGACCATGAATTAAGCAGCAAGGTTCGGTTAATCTGAAAGCCAGGGTAACATATCATCATCTCAGTAGTACAAACCTCTGGAAGATGTGATGCTAATTGTTCAATGGGCAAGTTCTCAATTAATGGCAAGACCAAATCAGGCTTCAAGATGTCTCCTAGTCCTAGTCCTGCAACACCAGCATGGAacaagagattaaaaagaaaccTAGTTGATGAATAACAAGGGTGCACCAGTTTACCATAGCACTTACCAGCATCAGGGTCAGAAGATGCAGCACCTGATATACCAGGAGAATGTATGTACAAGTTCAGAGAAGCATATAGGACAGAAGAACTCACACAATGGAAAGTATTTTTAAGCTGGTACCTGATGGCTGTATTGCACTCAGAATTCTCTGCAGATCCTCCAAGCGTACAGGTCCAGCAGCAGACGTCACTTCACCAGCCAAATCAGCGGTCATGCTCTCAACTAAATTCCCAGCTCTGACATGAAAGAAAGGTATAGAAGTTATCAAACAAGATCGTATGCAAAAAAATGTAAAGCTTTCATCCATTAATATGTAAAAATATCACACGTGTAAACAAGAGCAATTTTTTTTCCACATTTTAAGAAAAACTGTATTTGCTTATAACTGCATAATA
This genomic interval carries:
- the LOC136512009 gene encoding 26S proteasome regulatory subunit RPN13-like, whose product is METTEPLQDIMCEFRAGKMSREGTRVVPDTRKGLVRVGRGEEGLVHFQWLDRGQNIIEDDQIIFPDEAVFEKVTESSGRVYILKFKHDSRKFFFWMQEPNADGDAQTCMQVNAYINRPLDAEADLRVPIEAEMSEDTADDDISSRAGNLVESMTADLAGEVTSAAGPVRLEDLQRILSAIQPSGAASSDPDAGLGLGDILKPDLVLPLIENLPIEQLASHLPEGSWTPGDIIELLQSPPLRQQLDAFTHVLRTGQIDLAQFGVDPSKYKFTVASFLEALEDSVGRGASEAGDKDAEAQRGSGNDAMDES